The Flavobacterium jumunjinense genome includes a region encoding these proteins:
- a CDS encoding LytR/AlgR family response regulator transcription factor translates to MDKVNILIIEDNLDEAKALQELLQRNNYNVVGIASTHQEALTLFYELPIDLVIIDVFLDGNPDGISFAETISIIPNALKPFVFLTSSKDRQIFERAKLTKPFSFLLKPFNELEVLYAIEMAVEKFYDQPNVFVSEHQDTVISECYLFIKKKNALNKVKTDNIIYIEVDDRYCSIITEKEKFVIQISLGKISELLCSKTFVQTHRKYIVNTNAIEKIILEDNLLILKDNHQVTFSGKYKEIIKSFTILK, encoded by the coding sequence ATGGATAAAGTAAACATACTCATCATTGAAGATAACCTAGATGAAGCAAAAGCACTTCAAGAGCTTTTACAAAGAAACAATTATAATGTGGTCGGAATTGCAAGCACCCATCAAGAAGCACTCACTTTATTTTACGAATTGCCAATTGACCTTGTTATAATTGATGTTTTTTTAGACGGTAATCCCGATGGAATTAGCTTTGCAGAAACCATTTCAATTATTCCCAATGCTTTAAAACCTTTTGTTTTCTTAACAAGTTCCAAAGACCGACAAATTTTTGAAAGAGCCAAACTAACCAAACCCTTTAGTTTCTTACTGAAACCTTTCAACGAATTAGAGGTATTATATGCCATAGAAATGGCTGTCGAAAAATTCTATGATCAACCCAACGTTTTTGTAAGCGAACACCAAGACACTGTAATAAGCGAATGTTATCTTTTTATAAAAAAGAAAAATGCACTCAACAAAGTAAAAACCGATAACATAATTTATATTGAAGTTGACGATCGTTATTGCTCTATTATTACTGAAAAAGAAAAATTTGTCATTCAAATTTCTCTCGGAAAAATTAGCGAACTATTATGTAGTAAAACTTTTGTGCAAACACACCGAAAATATATTGTGAATACCAACGCAATCGAAAAAATTATTCTTGAAGATAATTTATTGATTCTAAAAGACAATCACCAAGTCACATTTAGTGGGAAATACAAAGAAATTATAAAAAGTTTTACTATTTTAAAATAA